From Nymphaea colorata isolate Beijing-Zhang1983 chromosome 6, ASM883128v2, whole genome shotgun sequence, a single genomic window includes:
- the LOC116255945 gene encoding uncharacterized protein LOC116255945, translating into MFAFLVIALLVCPSVEGRSFARKAYELERPATVPSKKPVLTIHSKDGDVIDCVDIYAQPAFDNPLLKDHKIQVRPSFVPEGLEQTNSSRTHRSLSNWRKSGSCPAGTVPILRSVPNLRPATLSHASLKSAGDDPIDQPRKKLQENAWLRGVFPQGYAVYGASGELNVWNPEVTSINETSLSTIVLNAGDNDAESLWAGWAVNPALFGDYQTRIFLQWHSSSTAPCYNLNCGGFVQTGEDITIGQTIATSRKGDKKHQYTLKFAIFKDMKTGNWILSVNGKQVGYWPGKLFTHLNSWADTAIYGGSVTDTFYHGLHTETQMGSGEPPSKKDDNYGTVSFIADIKYMNGDGDFKRLPKHEALITNSNCYDLIHQAHMFKDNIYFGGHGHGPDCE; encoded by the exons ATGTTTGCTTTCCTTGTGATCGCGTTGCTGGTCTGCCCATCGGTAGAAGGAAGGTCCTTTGCAAGGAAGGCCTACGAATTGGAGAGGCCCGCCACTGTACCGAGCAAAAAGCCTGTGCTTACCATCCAT AGTAAGGATGGTGATGTGATCGACTGTGTGGACATATACGCTCAACCAGCTTTTGACAACCCCTTGCTCAAGGACCACAAGattcag GTGAGGCCTTCTTTTGTGCCGGAAGGATTAGAACAGACAAATTCGTCGCGAACACATAGGTCCCTGTCCAATTGGCGCAAGAGCGGAAGCTGCCCGGCAGGCACGGTGCCCATCCTCAGATCTGTCCCCAACCTCCGCCCGGCTACCCTCTCCCACGCATCCCTTAAGTCTGCCGGTGATGATCCAATCGACCAACCTCGCAAGAAGCTTCAAGAG AATGCTTGGTTGCGAGGAGTGTTCCCACAAGGATATGCAGTTTATGGAGCCTCCGGCGAACTCAACGTTTGGAATCCTGAAGTTACGTCGATAAACGAGACAAGCCTGAGTACCATTGTCCTCAATGCTGGAGACAACGACGCTGAATCACTTTGGGCAGGATGGGCG GTCAATCCGGCGTTGTTCGGTGACTACCAAACTAGAATTTTCCTGCAGTGGCAt AGCTCCTCTACCGCTCCTTGCTACAACTTGAACTGTGGAGGCTTCGTTCAAACGGGCGAAGACATAACCATTGGGCAAACGATCGCCACTTCCAGGAAAGGTGACAAGAAGCACCAGTACACCTTGAAATTCGCCATCTTCAAA GACATGAAAACAGGAAACTGGATTCTCAGCGTCAACGGCAAGCAAGTGGGGTATTGGCCTGGCAAACTCTTCACCCACCTGAACAGCTGGGCGGACACTGCCATCTATGGTGGATCCGTTACGGACACATTCTATCATGGACTTCACACAGAGACTCAGATGGGCAGCGGCGAACCTCCGAGCAAGAAAGATGACAACTACGGCACCGTCAGCTTCATCGCCGACATCAAATACATGAACGGCGACGGCGATTTCAAGAGGCTCCCCAAGCACGAGGCTCTGATCACCAACTCCAACTGCTATGATCTGATCCACCAAGCCCACATGTTCAAAGATAACATCTACTTTGGCGGCCATGGACACGGTCCCGACTGCGAATGA
- the LOC116255944 gene encoding uncharacterized protein LOC116255944 translates to MFPFLVLALLLCSSVEGRSFGRKAYELARPATVPSKQPVLTIHSKDGDVIDCVDIYAQPAFDNPLLKDHKIQVRPSFVPEGLEQTNSSRTHRSLSNWRKSGSCPAGTVPILRSVPNLRPGHTLPHASLKITNDDPIDYAAEKIQENAWLRGVFPKGYGVFGASAELNVWNPHVASINETSLSAIVVNAGVKDTESLWAGWAVNPALFGDYQTRIFLQWHSSSTAPCYNLNCGGFVQTGEDITIGQTIATSRKGDKKHQYTLKFAIFKDMKTGNWILTVDDKQVGYWPGKLFSHLSSWANTTIYGGSVTDTFPRGLHTETQMGSGEPPSKKDDNYGTVSFAGDIRYMNGDGKFKRLPDHEALISNSNCYDLIYQTHMFKDHIYFGGQGHGPDCE, encoded by the exons ATGTTTCCTTTCCTTGTGCTCGCGTTGCTGCTCTGCTCATCGGTCGAAGGAAGGTCCTTTGGAAGGAAGGCCTACGAATTGGCGAGGCCAGCCACTGTGCCTAGCAAACAGCCTGTGCTTACCATCCAT AGTAAGGATGGTGATGTGATCGACTGTGTGGATATATACGCTCAACCAGCCTTTGACAACCCCTTGCTCAAGGACCATAAAATTCag GTGAGGCCTTCTTTTGTCCCCGAAGGATTAGAACAGACAAATTCGTCCCGAACACATAGGTCCTTGTCCAATTGGCGCAAGAGCGGAAGCTGCCCGGCAGGCACGGTGCCCATCCTCAGATCCGTCCCCAACCTCCGCCCCGGCCATACCCTCCCCCATGCATCCCTCAAGATTACCAATGACGATCCAATCGACTATGCTGCCGAAAAAATTCAAGAG AATGCGTGGTTGCGAGGGGTGTTCCCAAAAGGATATGGAGTGTTTGGAGCATCTGCCGAACTGAACGTCTGGAACCCTCATGTTGCGTCAATAAACGAGACGAGCCTTAGTGCTATTGTCGTTAATGCTGGAGTCAAAGATACTGAATCACTTTGGGCAGGATGGGCG GTCAATCCGGCGTTGTTCGGTGACTACCAAACCAGAATTTTCCTGCAGTGGCAT AGCTCCTCTACCGCTCCTTGCTACAACTTGAACTGTGGAGGCTTCGTTCAAACGGGCGAAGACATAACCATTGGGCAAACGATCGCCACTTCCAGGAAAGGTGACAAGAAGCACCAGTACACCTTGAAATTCGCCATCTTCAAA GACATGAAAACAGGAAACTGGATTCTTACCGTCGACGACAAGCAAGTGGGATATTGGCCGGGCAAACTCTTCTCCCACCTGAGCAGCTGGGCCAACACTACCATTTATGGTGGATCCGTTACGGACACATTCCCTAGAGGACTTCACACCGAAACTCAGATGGGCAGCGGAGAACCTCCGAGCAAGAAAGATGACAACTACGGCACCGTCAGTTTCGCCGGCGACATCAGATACATGAACGGCGACGGCAAATTCAAGAGGCTCCCCGATCATGAGGCTCTGATCTCCAATTCCAACTGCTATGATCTGATCTACCAAACACACATGTTTAAAGATCACATCTACTTTGGTGGCCAAGGACACGGTCCTGACTGCGAATGA